Proteins encoded within one genomic window of Chlorobaculum sp. MV4-Y:
- a CDS encoding Tn7-like element transposition protein TnsE codes for MSTEDASVQGALASADYDGLDDKSDDAHLYAAKCEAFEAMVALLANMPDCRHLRQEIRKLPPIAGYSKHLLADGNPRCLSYFLLEKSGVLYALLEADTSDSQNHLSTLLLKLQVSAIGWERQLHELEMLLVKHSLVWPTSFLEKTFRNDYKRISHPKTSSLDKSLVARDSFLRWAERVHVELLRI; via the coding sequence GTGAGCACCGAGGACGCAAGCGTTCAGGGAGCTCTGGCATCGGCAGATTACGACGGGCTAGATGATAAAAGCGATGATGCTCACCTGTATGCGGCTAAATGTGAAGCCTTTGAGGCGATGGTTGCCCTTTTGGCGAATATGCCCGATTGCCGTCATCTGCGGCAGGAGATACGAAAGCTCCCGCCAATTGCCGGTTATTCCAAACATCTTTTAGCGGATGGTAATCCGCGTTGTCTGTCCTACTTCCTTCTTGAGAAATCAGGAGTGCTCTATGCGCTTCTTGAAGCCGATACTTCGGATAGCCAGAATCATCTGTCTACGTTATTGCTGAAGTTGCAGGTTTCGGCAATTGGTTGGGAGCGACAGCTTCATGAACTTGAAATGCTTCTTGTAAAGCACTCATTAGTGTGGCCTACGTCATTTCTTGAAAAGACTTTTCGGAATGACTATAAGCGCATATCCCACCCTAAAACCTCCTCTTTAGACAAATCGTTAGTAGCGCGAGATTCTTTTCTTCGTTGGGCAGAACGGGTACATGTAGAATTGCTTCGCATCTGA
- the cbpB gene encoding peptide-modifying radical SAM enzyme CbpB codes for MRGDVTGKQASSRGLWVNSGNGMSLLPIDIGHDDYMAVVSPDTAFWALVGKHELAEVFSSSHPLCQGYRQKAAEFESEMTALRCSLKPSAVYVNPTERCNLDCSYCYIPGEMRRDGVDMPAGELIEALERMLVYFRQHVAEGFRPEVIFHGSEPLMNRKAVFSAIDHFGEAFRFGVQTNGTLLDHEAAEFLMSRGVGVGLSLDGHQAALAARTRKSWSGEGVYESVLQAMALLRGYESYSVICTVTKQNMQSLAEIVEFFHAAEVPVCMLNPVRCTQPGGKAEKPDDRVMSGYYLRALERAHELYRETGRKLVVANFANIMLSILAPTARKLMCDISPCGGGRCFVALSAKGDIFPCSEFVGLEEFNGGNVFRDDIDAILATPSFRLVTSRRVEEIDPCRSCAIRHFCGSPCPAEAWSLHGTMKSPGAFCELYEEQVRFAMRKIADGVADDFLENGWDKATETVVEFGAAGCASLS; via the coding sequence ATGCGGGGAGACGTAACGGGAAAACAGGCCTCGTCAAGGGGCCTGTGGGTGAATTCGGGCAACGGCATGTCGCTATTGCCGATCGACATCGGCCATGACGATTACATGGCGGTCGTGTCGCCGGACACGGCTTTCTGGGCGCTGGTGGGCAAGCATGAGCTGGCGGAGGTTTTCTCTTCCAGCCATCCGCTCTGCCAGGGGTATCGGCAGAAAGCGGCGGAGTTCGAGTCGGAGATGACGGCGCTACGGTGCAGCCTGAAGCCGTCGGCAGTCTATGTGAACCCGACGGAGCGTTGCAACCTCGATTGCAGCTACTGTTATATTCCGGGCGAGATGCGGCGAGACGGCGTGGATATGCCTGCCGGAGAACTGATCGAGGCTCTGGAGAGAATGCTCGTCTACTTCAGGCAGCATGTGGCCGAAGGGTTCAGACCGGAAGTGATTTTTCATGGCTCTGAACCTCTGATGAACCGTAAGGCGGTGTTTTCGGCGATTGACCATTTCGGTGAGGCGTTCAGGTTCGGCGTGCAGACAAACGGCACGTTGCTCGATCACGAAGCGGCGGAGTTTCTCATGTCGCGCGGCGTTGGCGTCGGTCTGTCACTCGATGGCCATCAGGCTGCGCTGGCCGCCCGGACGCGCAAGAGCTGGTCTGGCGAAGGGGTTTATGAATCGGTGCTTCAGGCTATGGCGCTGCTTCGTGGCTACGAGAGCTACAGTGTGATCTGTACGGTGACGAAGCAAAACATGCAATCACTGGCCGAGATTGTCGAGTTTTTTCATGCGGCTGAAGTGCCGGTGTGCATGCTCAATCCCGTACGCTGTACGCAGCCGGGCGGCAAAGCCGAAAAGCCTGATGACAGGGTAATGTCTGGCTATTACCTGCGAGCGCTGGAGCGGGCGCATGAGCTGTATCGCGAGACCGGCCGGAAGCTGGTGGTGGCCAACTTCGCCAACATCATGCTCTCGATTCTGGCTCCGACGGCCCGAAAGCTGATGTGCGACATCTCGCCCTGCGGCGGTGGACGCTGCTTCGTGGCGCTGTCGGCCAAGGGCGACATCTTTCCGTGCAGCGAGTTCGTCGGGCTGGAGGAGTTCAACGGCGGCAACGTTTTCCGCGACGACATTGACGCCATTCTGGCCACGCCGTCGTTCAGGCTGGTCACGAGTCGGCGGGTAGAGGAGATCGATCCCTGCCGGAGTTGCGCCATTCGGCACTTCTGCGGCTCGCCCTGCCCGGCAGAGGCGTGGAGTCTGCACGGCACGATGAAGAGTCCCGGCGCGTTCTGCGAACTCTACGAGGAGCAGGTGCGCTTCGCCATGCGCAAGATTGCCGACGGCGTGGCGGACGATTTTCTCGAAAATGGCTGGGACAAGGCGACCGAAACGGTCGTTGAGTTTGGAGCGGCAGGGTGCGCGAGTCTCTCCTGA
- a CDS encoding energy-coupling factor ABC transporter permease, producing MTNLKFRFVAVSSMVAGMMLFGGGEAWAMHIMEGFLPPSWCLFWAAVSLPFFVLGFRSMRKIVADNPRMKLLLAMVGAFAFVLSSLKIPSVTGSCSHPTGVGLGAIMFGPSVMSVLGAIVLLFQALLLAHGGLTTLGANLFSMGIAGPFVSYGIYKLADGVKAPRSMAVFLGAALGDLATYVVTSLQLAAAFPSATGGFAAAMFKFLGIFAVTQVPLAVSEGILTVMVYNTIRSYVGETMFSSATLSGEVK from the coding sequence ATGACCAATCTGAAATTTCGCTTTGTCGCTGTGTCCTCGATGGTTGCGGGCATGATGCTTTTCGGTGGTGGTGAGGCCTGGGCGATGCACATCATGGAGGGGTTTTTGCCGCCTTCGTGGTGCCTGTTCTGGGCGGCAGTGTCGTTGCCTTTTTTTGTGCTTGGCTTCCGGTCGATGCGCAAGATCGTGGCTGACAATCCGCGCATGAAGCTGCTGCTGGCGATGGTTGGGGCGTTTGCCTTTGTGCTTTCGTCGCTCAAGATTCCCTCTGTGACCGGGAGCTGCTCTCATCCCACCGGCGTGGGCCTCGGGGCGATCATGTTCGGGCCGTCGGTGATGAGCGTGCTTGGTGCGATCGTACTGCTCTTCCAGGCGCTGCTGCTGGCGCACGGCGGGCTGACCACGCTTGGTGCCAACCTCTTTTCGATGGGCATCGCTGGTCCGTTTGTATCATACGGCATCTACAAGCTCGCCGACGGGGTGAAGGCTCCGCGTTCGATGGCGGTCTTTCTCGGCGCGGCGCTGGGCGATCTGGCGACCTACGTCGTCACCTCGCTCCAGCTCGCCGCGGCTTTTCCGTCAGCGACCGGCGGGTTTGCTGCAGCCATGTTCAAGTTCCTCGGCATCTTCGCCGTGACGCAGGTACCGCTTGCCGTGAGCGAGGGCATTCTGACGGTGATGGTCTATAACACCATCCGCTCGTATGTCGGCGAGACTATGTTCAGTTCTGCAACGCTTTCCGGGGAGGTGAAGTGA
- the pyrF gene encoding orotidine-5'-phosphate decarboxylase — protein sequence MSSARDKANRRIASLQSMLCVGLDSDPSKIPTLFHSMERPVLEFNRAVVRATAAHAAAYKVNTAFYESRGLAGMQDLEETLQALPPECLSIADAKRADIGNTSRQYAKAFFEAWPFDAITVAPYMGFDSLEPFFEYEEKLVFVLCLTSNPGSADFEERILDDARPLYRAVLDRVRSWQRNGNAGIVVGATKAGLLQELRQEASELFFLIPGVGAQGGSMQEAVNQGADPDRLSAVVNVSRALIFPKGDFRSVEEFEDAVRREAVSLHSDMKDIL from the coding sequence ATGAGTTCAGCAAGAGATAAGGCGAACCGCCGGATAGCTTCGCTCCAGTCGATGCTTTGTGTCGGCCTCGACAGTGATCCTTCGAAAATTCCCACGCTTTTCCATTCAATGGAGCGCCCGGTGCTTGAGTTCAACCGAGCGGTCGTCAGGGCAACCGCTGCTCACGCTGCCGCATACAAGGTCAATACAGCATTCTACGAATCGCGGGGGCTTGCCGGAATGCAGGATCTTGAAGAGACGCTTCAGGCGTTGCCGCCGGAGTGCCTGAGCATCGCGGACGCCAAGCGGGCTGACATCGGCAATACGAGCCGGCAGTACGCGAAGGCCTTTTTCGAGGCGTGGCCTTTCGATGCCATTACGGTGGCTCCCTACATGGGTTTCGATTCGCTCGAACCCTTTTTCGAGTACGAGGAGAAGCTCGTGTTTGTGCTCTGCCTCACCTCCAATCCTGGCTCTGCTGATTTCGAAGAGCGCATTCTCGACGATGCTCGTCCCCTCTATCGCGCCGTGCTCGACAGGGTCCGGAGCTGGCAACGCAACGGAAATGCCGGAATCGTCGTCGGTGCAACCAAGGCTGGTTTGCTGCAAGAGCTTCGGCAGGAAGCGTCAGAGCTGTTTTTCCTCATTCCCGGTGTCGGTGCGCAGGGCGGATCAATGCAGGAGGCGGTCAATCAGGGCGCTGATCCGGATCGCCTCAGCGCGGTGGTCAATGTGAGCCGGGCGCTTATTTTCCCGAAAGGCGATTTTCGGAGCGTTGAGGAATTTGAGGATGCGGTGCGTCGTGAGGCGGTGAGCCTGCATAGCGATATGAAAGATATCCTGTGA
- a CDS encoding energy-coupling factor ABC transporter substrate-binding protein, producing MTLKHAEFGGSDDHAEEAITELHPGYKPWFAPFWEPPGGEVESLLFALQAALGAGVLGYGLGFLRASREPSGEARV from the coding sequence ATGACCCTCAAACATGCCGAGTTCGGCGGCTCGGATGACCATGCCGAGGAGGCGATCACAGAACTGCATCCCGGCTACAAGCCGTGGTTTGCGCCGTTCTGGGAGCCGCCGGGTGGGGAGGTCGAGAGCCTGCTGTTTGCGTTGCAGGCGGCGTTGGGGGCTGGTGTGCTGGGTTATGGCCTCGGGTTTCTCCGGGCTTCGCGCGAACCGTCCGGGGAGGCGCGGGTTTGA
- a CDS encoding ATP-binding cassette domain-containing protein, with protein MSSPSMLKTEGLRFVWPDGTVALDGVALPIPAGQVIALLGGNGAGKSSLLLNFNGILRPCSGRVLLRDQPLDYSTRGLKSLRQQVGIVFQNPDAQLFASSVYEDISFGPCNLGLPEPETRRRVEAAMELVGVAELARKPVHHLSFGQKKRVALAGVLAMEPSVLLLDEPTAGLDPKGADGIMRFIRELQRSSGMTVVVATHDIEMVPLFCDRACVMDRGRVLFEGEVTSMFEHRDLLRQAGLRLPRIAHLIEILAKKDGFDLPGTAMTISGARKILKLMKER; from the coding sequence ATGTCGTCGCCGAGCATGCTCAAAACGGAAGGGTTGAGGTTTGTTTGGCCAGACGGCACAGTGGCGCTCGATGGTGTGGCGCTTCCCATCCCGGCGGGGCAGGTTATCGCGTTGCTCGGTGGCAATGGCGCCGGCAAATCGTCGCTTCTGCTCAACTTCAACGGCATTCTCAGGCCATGCTCGGGTCGGGTGCTGTTGCGCGATCAGCCGCTTGACTATTCGACACGGGGCCTCAAAAGCCTGCGGCAGCAGGTCGGCATCGTGTTCCAGAACCCCGACGCGCAACTGTTTGCGTCGAGCGTTTACGAGGACATCTCCTTTGGCCCCTGCAATCTCGGCCTGCCGGAGCCGGAGACGCGGCGGCGGGTCGAAGCGGCGATGGAGCTGGTCGGCGTCGCGGAACTGGCTCGTAAGCCGGTGCACCACCTGAGTTTCGGGCAGAAAAAGCGGGTGGCTCTGGCCGGGGTGCTGGCGATGGAGCCGTCGGTGCTCCTGCTCGACGAGCCGACCGCCGGACTTGATCCGAAAGGCGCGGACGGCATCATGCGCTTCATCCGCGAACTGCAACGCTCCTCTGGCATGACGGTGGTCGTCGCCACGCACGACATCGAAATGGTGCCGCTCTTCTGCGACCGGGCCTGCGTGATGGATCGGGGGCGGGTGCTCTTCGAGGGTGAAGTTACCTCGATGTTTGAGCACCGCGATCTCCTCCGGCAGGCAGGGCTTCGCCTGCCGCGCATTGCGCATCTGATCGAGATTCTGGCCAAAAAAGATGGCTTCGATCTGCCTGGCACGGCAATGACGATCAGCGGGGCCAGAAAAATTTTAAAGCTGATGAAAGAGAGGTAG
- the glmS gene encoding glutamine--fructose-6-phosphate transaminase (isomerizing): MCGIIGYIGRREAAPLLLNGLKRLEYRGYDSAGMAVLNGSLQMLKKKGSVSNLEELLNVSGTVMLGATVGIAHTRWATHGDPSDRNAHPHMNVSDDIALIHNGIIENYSTLKQELMSEGYEFESDTDSEVLVHLIDRIWKNDPVIGLEGAVRQALRHVEGAYGICVVSSREPDKIVVARKGSPLVIGLGDGEFFIASDAAPIVEHTNKVVYLSDGEMAVVTRDNYTVKTIENVEQQKRVTELDFSLEKIEKGGFEHFMLKEIFEQPEVMRDVMRGRVRVEEGLVHLGGIHDYLDRLKQAKRIVICACGTSWHAGLIGEYLIEEFARIPVEVDYASEFRYRNPIVSSDDVVIVISQSGETADTLAALRLAKEKGAMVMGICNVVGSTIPRETLCGMYTHAGPEVGVASTKAFTAQVIVLFMLAMALSKGRTISHEEIRLNLRELAEVPDKVARILEQNDAIKEIAVKLKDARNALYLGRGYNFPVALEGALKLKEISYIHAEGYPAAEMKHGPIALIDEDMPVIVIATRDNTYAKILSNIEEVRSRKGRVIAIASEGDREIERLTKDVIYIPQASAAVLPLLTVIPLQLLSYHVATLRGCNVDRPRNLAKSVTVE, translated from the coding sequence ATGTGCGGGATAATCGGTTACATAGGCAGGCGTGAAGCGGCGCCATTGCTGCTAAACGGATTGAAACGGCTGGAGTACCGTGGCTATGATTCGGCTGGTATGGCGGTCTTGAACGGTTCGCTGCAGATGCTCAAGAAGAAGGGTAGCGTCAGTAATCTCGAAGAGCTGCTGAATGTTTCGGGCACCGTCATGCTCGGCGCGACGGTCGGCATTGCCCACACCCGCTGGGCGACCCACGGCGATCCGAGCGACCGCAACGCTCATCCCCACATGAATGTTTCCGACGACATCGCCCTGATCCACAACGGCATCATCGAAAACTATTCGACGCTGAAGCAGGAACTAATGTCGGAAGGCTATGAATTTGAAAGCGATACCGATTCCGAAGTGCTCGTCCATCTGATCGACCGCATCTGGAAAAACGATCCGGTGATCGGTCTTGAAGGTGCGGTGCGCCAGGCGCTCCGGCATGTCGAGGGAGCTTATGGCATCTGCGTTGTCTCCTCGCGTGAGCCGGACAAGATCGTTGTGGCTCGCAAGGGCAGTCCTCTGGTGATCGGTCTTGGTGATGGCGAGTTTTTCATCGCTTCCGATGCGGCACCCATCGTCGAGCACACCAACAAGGTGGTCTATCTGTCGGACGGAGAGATGGCCGTTGTGACGCGCGACAACTACACGGTCAAGACGATTGAAAATGTCGAGCAGCAAAAAAGGGTGACGGAGCTCGATTTCAGCCTGGAAAAGATCGAGAAGGGCGGATTCGAGCACTTCATGCTCAAGGAGATTTTCGAGCAGCCCGAGGTGATGCGCGATGTCATGCGTGGCCGGGTGCGCGTCGAAGAGGGGCTGGTGCATCTTGGTGGTATCCACGACTATCTCGACCGGCTGAAGCAGGCCAAGCGGATCGTAATCTGCGCCTGCGGCACGAGCTGGCATGCTGGACTGATTGGCGAGTACCTGATCGAGGAGTTTGCCCGGATTCCGGTAGAGGTCGATTACGCCTCGGAGTTCCGGTACCGTAACCCTATCGTCTCTTCCGACGATGTGGTGATCGTTATCTCCCAGTCGGGCGAAACTGCCGATACCCTGGCCGCGCTCAGGCTGGCCAAGGAGAAGGGGGCGATGGTTATGGGCATCTGCAACGTGGTTGGTTCGACGATTCCGCGAGAGACGCTCTGCGGCATGTACACTCACGCTGGCCCCGAGGTGGGTGTGGCCTCGACCAAGGCCTTTACCGCGCAGGTGATCGTGCTTTTCATGCTGGCCATGGCGCTGAGCAAGGGACGCACCATTTCACACGAGGAGATTCGCCTGAATTTGCGCGAACTGGCGGAAGTGCCCGACAAGGTGGCCCGGATTCTGGAGCAGAACGACGCCATCAAAGAGATCGCCGTCAAGCTCAAGGATGCTCGCAACGCGCTTTACCTGGGCCGGGGCTACAACTTCCCCGTTGCTCTCGAAGGCGCGCTGAAGCTCAAGGAGATTTCCTACATTCACGCCGAAGGGTACCCGGCTGCCGAGATGAAGCATGGTCCTATCGCCCTGATCGACGAGGATATGCCGGTGATCGTGATTGCCACCCGCGACAACACCTATGCCAAGATTCTGAGCAACATCGAAGAGGTGCGCAGCCGCAAAGGCAGGGTGATTGCTATCGCCAGCGAAGGCGACCGGGAGATCGAGCGGCTGACGAAGGATGTGATCTACATCCCGCAGGCCTCCGCCGCGGTGCTGCCGCTCTTGACAGTCATTCCGCTGCAACTGCTCTCCTACCACGTGGCCACGCTTCGCGGCTGCAACGTCGATCGTCCGCGCAACCTCGCCAAATCGGTGACGGTGGAGTAG
- the ftsH gene encoding ATP-dependent zinc metalloprotease FtsH, with protein sequence MANNPFKLNNPYKNEPENNGPRKPRSSIFYYIAVILLIIGFQLAFFWSGSTREIAYSDFRKLIDQNKVESIRLAPEKIYVQLKEDSLSTAANKPSGQNPPAFQMPGKNSSKNEVTVNPVRDEQLIPLLESKGIRYEATPGNGWISELLQWLLPFGLLIGIYFLMFRRMGGPGSQFMNIGKNKAALYENLDEHTRITFKDVAGLDEAKAEVMEVVDFLKDPKKYTKLGGKLPKGVLLVGPPGTGKTLLAKAVAGEADVPFFSISGSDFVEMFVGVGAARVRDLFKSAKEKAPCIIFIDEIDAVGRSRGKGFMMGANDERENTLNQLLVEMDGFATDKGVILMAATNRADVLDSALLRPGRFDRQIVVDRPDLKGRTDIFAVHTKNLSLSPDVNLKALASQTPGFAGAEIANAANEAALLASRRGKQSIEMKDFEDAIERVIAGLEKKNKVINPREKEIVAYHESGHAIVSWLMPENDPVQKISIVPRGVSALGYTLNIPLEDRYLMTRSELIARICGLLGGRVAEEIIFGEISTGAQNDLERVTEIAYNMVIVYGMSEKVGYLSFLESNNPYYGGPGIDKKYGDETARLIDNEVKEIVEAARKQVHQMLSDNRDKLEMLAKELLSKEIVQYCRIEEILGKRPAGKFSEHLAHDCQNGVDMVAPQLHDAPAPEAPEADGNDTANNERKELEEAVNRLRQSRNLSSN encoded by the coding sequence ATGGCAAACAACCCATTCAAGCTGAACAATCCCTATAAAAACGAACCCGAAAACAACGGACCAAGAAAGCCCCGTTCTTCGATATTTTACTATATAGCGGTCATTTTACTGATTATCGGCTTTCAGCTCGCCTTTTTCTGGTCAGGCTCGACTCGTGAAATCGCCTACAGTGACTTCCGTAAGCTGATCGACCAGAACAAGGTCGAATCGATCAGACTCGCCCCGGAAAAAATCTACGTACAACTCAAGGAGGACTCCCTCTCAACAGCAGCAAACAAACCCTCCGGGCAAAATCCACCTGCGTTCCAGATGCCGGGCAAGAACTCATCAAAAAACGAGGTGACGGTCAACCCCGTGCGGGACGAGCAGCTGATTCCGCTTCTTGAATCGAAAGGTATCCGTTACGAAGCGACCCCGGGCAACGGGTGGATCAGTGAACTACTGCAATGGCTGTTGCCCTTCGGTCTGCTTATCGGCATCTACTTCCTCATGTTCCGCAGAATGGGCGGCCCCGGTTCGCAGTTCATGAATATCGGCAAGAACAAGGCCGCGCTCTATGAGAATCTCGACGAGCACACCCGCATCACTTTCAAGGATGTTGCCGGGCTGGACGAAGCCAAGGCCGAGGTGATGGAGGTGGTTGATTTCCTCAAAGATCCGAAAAAGTACACCAAGCTCGGCGGGAAGCTTCCCAAGGGCGTACTGCTGGTCGGCCCTCCCGGCACCGGCAAGACACTGCTGGCCAAAGCGGTTGCAGGAGAGGCGGACGTACCATTTTTCAGCATCAGTGGCTCGGACTTCGTCGAGATGTTTGTGGGCGTTGGCGCGGCGCGTGTGCGCGATCTGTTCAAGTCGGCCAAGGAAAAAGCGCCGTGCATCATCTTCATCGATGAAATCGATGCGGTAGGCCGCAGTCGCGGCAAGGGCTTCATGATGGGAGCCAACGACGAGCGTGAAAACACCCTGAACCAGCTTCTGGTCGAAATGGACGGCTTCGCAACCGACAAAGGGGTGATTCTCATGGCCGCCACCAACCGCGCGGATGTGCTCGACTCGGCGCTGCTCAGGCCAGGCCGCTTTGACCGGCAAATCGTGGTTGACAGGCCCGACCTGAAGGGACGCACCGACATCTTCGCGGTGCATACCAAGAACCTCTCGCTCTCGCCCGACGTCAACCTCAAGGCGCTGGCCTCGCAGACACCCGGCTTCGCGGGCGCGGAGATCGCCAATGCGGCCAACGAAGCGGCGCTGCTCGCGTCGAGACGCGGCAAGCAGAGCATCGAGATGAAGGATTTCGAGGACGCCATCGAGCGAGTCATCGCCGGTCTGGAGAAAAAAAACAAGGTCATCAATCCGCGCGAAAAGGAGATCGTCGCCTATCACGAGTCCGGCCACGCCATCGTGAGCTGGCTGATGCCGGAAAACGACCCGGTGCAGAAGATTTCGATCGTGCCTCGTGGCGTCAGCGCGCTTGGCTACACCCTGAACATCCCGCTCGAAGACCGCTACCTGATGACCCGCAGCGAGCTGATCGCGCGCATCTGCGGCCTGCTCGGCGGGCGCGTTGCCGAAGAGATCATCTTCGGCGAAATTTCGACCGGCGCGCAGAACGACCTCGAACGGGTAACTGAAATCGCCTACAACATGGTGATCGTGTACGGCATGAGCGAAAAGGTCGGCTACCTGTCGTTCCTCGAAAGCAACAACCCGTACTACGGCGGTCCCGGCATTGACAAGAAGTATGGCGACGAAACCGCCAGACTGATCGACAACGAAGTCAAGGAGATCGTCGAGGCTGCCCGCAAGCAGGTTCACCAGATGCTTTCGGACAATCGTGACAAGCTCGAAATGCTTGCCAAAGAGCTGCTCTCGAAGGAGATCGTGCAGTACTGCCGGATCGAGGAGATTCTCGGCAAGCGCCCGGCAGGCAAGTTCAGCGAACACCTTGCCCACGACTGCCAGAACGGTGTCGATATGGTCGCTCCGCAGCTCCATGACGCCCCGGCTCCGGAAGCTCCGGAGGCCGACGGGAATGACACCGCAAACAACGAGCGCAAAGAGCTGGAAGAGGCCGTCAACAGGCTTCGGCAGTCCAGAAACCTGTCATCGAATTGA
- a CDS encoding transporter, giving the protein MKQYVMAAALLCCAAPAYAAYPLVTDDTGTQGTGGWQVECTTGFSSNSKTDGGITIKERENEAAVVVSYGVAQNIDLVAGLPYLWHQNQEDQLVTADESGIGDMTVELKWRFFESEKNGFSLALKPGISLPTGDADKGLGVGRVTGGAVLIATKELGSLTLHANAGYHRNAYELDEDAAASNKDIWSASLAGEYAFSEKLRAVADIGIETAEEKGSRTHPAFVLGGLIYSVTENFDFDLGIKGGLNDAEPDTALLLGVAARFN; this is encoded by the coding sequence ATGAAACAATATGTTATGGCGGCAGCATTGCTGTGCTGCGCTGCCCCGGCGTACGCAGCCTATCCTCTTGTTACCGACGATACCGGCACCCAGGGCACCGGCGGCTGGCAGGTCGAATGCACGACCGGATTTTCCTCCAACAGCAAGACCGACGGCGGCATCACGATAAAAGAGCGTGAAAACGAAGCCGCAGTGGTGGTTTCGTACGGCGTGGCGCAGAATATCGATCTGGTTGCGGGGTTGCCGTACCTGTGGCATCAGAATCAGGAAGATCAGCTTGTTACCGCCGATGAAAGTGGTATCGGCGATATGACGGTCGAACTCAAGTGGCGGTTCTTCGAGAGCGAAAAGAACGGATTCAGCCTTGCCCTGAAACCCGGCATCTCCCTGCCGACTGGTGACGCCGACAAGGGGCTTGGTGTCGGGCGGGTGACGGGAGGCGCGGTGCTGATCGCCACCAAAGAGCTTGGCTCGCTGACGCTGCACGCCAATGCGGGCTACCATCGCAATGCCTATGAGCTTGATGAGGACGCGGCTGCGTCAAACAAGGACATCTGGAGCGCATCCCTTGCGGGCGAATATGCGTTTTCGGAAAAGCTCAGGGCGGTGGCCGACATTGGCATTGAAACTGCCGAAGAGAAAGGATCGCGAACGCATCCCGCCTTCGTGCTGGGAGGGCTGATCTACAGCGTTACCGAAAACTTCGATTTCGACCTGGGCATCAAGGGTGGTCTGAACGATGCCGAACCCGATACGGCTTTGCTGCTCGGCGTGGCCGCGCGATTCAACTAA
- the cbiQ gene encoding cobalt ECF transporter T component CbiQ codes for MRTLDHYAASSRLRDVAPGYKLLYALPPIAMVLWVDSALFSLLVFGLMSASVIMKGGVQPGDYLRMLLLPAAFLMIGTVAVAFDISVNPEPFLFSIPVGSAFIGATSVGLAMAIHLALKALASVLCLYFIALTTPVADLGRSMASVGIPVLLIEMTLLVYRFVFLLFETASEMVTAQHSRLGYAGTAASFRSLASLVSNLFFFSARRAEEVYVAMECRGYDGSIRVLAPSPRAQRPSLAVIALVEGSLLCVAIATHFGRLF; via the coding sequence TTGAGAACGCTCGACCACTATGCTGCAAGCTCCCGGCTGCGCGATGTCGCGCCGGGCTACAAGCTGCTCTATGCGCTTCCACCCATCGCAATGGTGCTTTGGGTGGACTCCGCACTGTTTTCGCTGCTGGTTTTCGGGCTGATGAGTGCCTCGGTCATCATGAAGGGAGGTGTTCAGCCCGGTGATTATCTCCGGATGCTGCTGCTTCCGGCAGCCTTTCTCATGATCGGAACGGTGGCTGTCGCGTTCGATATTTCCGTGAATCCGGAGCCATTTCTTTTCTCGATCCCGGTTGGCAGTGCTTTCATCGGCGCGACCTCAGTCGGTCTTGCGATGGCGATTCACCTGGCGTTAAAGGCGCTGGCGTCGGTTTTGTGCCTCTACTTCATCGCCCTCACGACGCCGGTGGCCGACCTCGGGCGCTCCATGGCTTCGGTGGGTATTCCGGTGCTGCTCATCGAAATGACTTTGCTCGTCTATCGCTTCGTTTTCCTGCTCTTCGAGACCGCCTCGGAGATGGTGACCGCGCAGCACTCGAGGCTCGGCTACGCGGGCACGGCGGCCTCGTTCCGCTCCCTTGCGTCGCTCGTCTCGAACCTGTTCTTCTTTTCGGCTCGTCGCGCCGAGGAGGTGTATGTGGCGATGGAGTGCCGGGGTTACGACGGCTCGATTCGTGTGCTGGCTCCGTCACCGCGAGCGCAGAGACCATCGCTTGCAGTTATCGCGCTGGTCGAGGGATCGTTGCTTTGCGTCGCCATCGCTACGCATTTCGGGAGGCTTTTCTGA